The DNA window ATTTCTGAAGTGTTTGTTAGACTTCTATGTAAAATAATGCTCTGGGTTTTGGTGTAGTTTAGCATGGCCTACTAATCGTTGCATCAGTCACTAATAATAGTAGGCCCGGCAtcggccaaacgtgttaaggcgttcgactcgtaatccgagggtcgcgggttcgaattctggtcgcgccaaacatgctcaccttttcagccgtgggggtgttataattttacggtcaatcccacaattcgttggtaaaagagtagcccaagggttggcggtggatggtgatgactagctgccttccctctaatccttcactgctacattagggacggctagccctcgagcagctatgcgcgaaattcaaaacaaacaaacaaacaaaatactaataataCTAAAGGATTTCTAGACCAGATCCGCGGCTATTCGTGGGTTTCTTGAGACGCCCCAAACAACAATGACGTCTGCATAgtgagaaaaatatgtatatgtcAGATCAGAAACAGGAatgttgttaacaaatataatgtaaagaaatgGCTGGAGAGCTGATCCATGTGAAGGACAGAAATGTTGTcaacaaatataatgtaaagaaGTGACAAGAGAACTGATCCATATGAAGGACAGGAatgttgttaacaaatataatgtaaagaaGTGGCGAAAAAACTAATCCATATGAAGGACAggaatgtttttaacaaatataatgtaaagaaGTGGCGAAAAAACTAATCCATATGAAGGACAggaatgtttttaacaaatataatgtaaagaaGTGGCGAAAAAACTAATCCATATGAAGGACAggaatgtttttaacaaatataatgtaaagaaGTGACGAGAGAACTGATCCATATGAAGGACAGGAatgttgttaacaaatataatgtaaagaaGTGGCGAAAAAACTAATCCATATGAAGGACAGGAatgttgttaacaaatataatgtaaagaaGTGGCGAAAAAACTAATCCATATGAAGGACAGGAatgttgttaacaaatataatgtaaagaaGTGGCGAAAAAACTAATCCATATGAAGGACAggaatgtttttaacaaatataatgtaaagaaGTGGCGAAAAAACTAATCCATATGAAGGACAggaatgtttttaacaaatataatgtaaagaaGTGACGAGAGAACTGATCCATATGAAGGACAGGAatgttgttaacaaatataatgtaaagaaGTGGCGAAAAAACTAATCCATATGAAGGACAggaatgttttaacaaatataatgtaaagaaGTGGCGAGAGAACTGATCCATATGAAGGACAGGAatgttgttaacaaatataatgtaaagaaGTGGCGAAAAAACTAATCCATATGAAGGACAggaatgtttttaacaaatataatgtaaagaaGTGGCGAAAAAACTAATCCATATGAAGGACAggaatgtttttaacaaatataatgtaaagaaGTGGCGAGAGAACTGATCCATATGAAGGACAGGAatgttgttaacaaatataatgtaaagaaGTGGCGAAAAAACTAATCCATATGAAGGACAggaatgtttttaacaaatataatgtaaagaaGTGGCGAGAGAACTGATCCATATGAAGGACAGGAatgttgttaacaaatataatgtaaagaaGTGGCGAAAAAACTAATCCATATGAAGGACAggaatgtttttaacaaatataatgtaaagaaGTGGCGAGAGAACTGATCCATATGAAGGACAGGAatgttgttaacaaatataatgtaaagaaGTGGCGAAAAAACTAATCCATATGAAGGACAGGAatgttgttaacaaatataatgtaaagaaGTGGCAAGAGAACTGATCCATATGAAGGACAGGAatgttgttaacaaatataatgtaaagaaGTGGCGAGAGAACTGATCCATATGAAACTCCTGCtttgaaatttgttgttttggAAAGTGTGTTGCTAATTACCATAGTGCGGTTAGTTAGAAAAGTTGGAATCCATCTAATAATGGCGCTGTTAATATTCAGGGATTCCAGTCTGTATCTCATTGCAATGCGCTATGCGCTAGTCAAAGTTTTACGGACGTCAAGGAAGGtttgattacactgtgtaacacagattttgttcctggatagtatgtgctatttcttaattgcttatgttctaaaattacagaaaatggccaGTATTcccttcaaagtttgcttttgtgacctggataatgaaatttagaaattaacctattttctatgtaaaaaacgggcaaatttgcacattttcatttacataaggtctgaataaaaaacatatgaattgagatttacatgtatttatactaaagttatacgaaAATGAACGAAAAtgcttagaagtgagtagtttattgagatttgagactgtaatgtaaatcacttttacgtatcagcccccaaatattgaaagacaaaagtctcccatcatattttcgttatacgctcccaggtcacaaaagcaaagtttgaaaggaaaaatagttcttttcaatttactttaggcataaacaattgcgaaataacactttctgcccaggaacaagaaaaagtaacaattttgttacatagtgtcattATTGAATGATTTAAATGTTGACTCTGTGGGTCAGGTTAAATGATCTGTCTGGAGGAGGTCTGTATATTGGATAACGTGTTATTTCCTTCGCAAAAACAAGAGTCTTTTTGCAATAACTCTTTCTACTAGTTTGCCCAAACAACTTGATAGACTGATTGCTCTGAAATTGTCAGGGTTAGAGCTAATGCTAACTGAACTTTTTTGCGATAACTGTTAAGATTGCTCTTTTCCACATATCTAGAAAGTGTCCGTTGGCAATAGAAATGTTTGTAACATTGTCTCGGTAATTGAGTAGAACGTCAGGTGCTTTTATATTCCTGATTCCATCGTGTCCAGGGCTGGGTTTTTAACGTTTTGGTGACTTTACAGTCTAAGATGTTATTTACTTCCATTAAgtgggcccgacatggcaaggtgggttaaggcgtgcgactcgtaatctgagggttgcgggttcacatcaccgtcgcgccaaacatgctcgccctttcagccgtggaaacgttataatgttacggtcaatcccactattcgttggtaaaagagtagcccaagagttggcggtgggtggtgatgactagctgccttccctctagtcgtacactgctaaattagggatggctattgcagatagccctcgagtagttttgcacaaaattcaaaaaacaaacaaaccattaagtGTTCGAGTGTTTAGGCTATTGATTGAGAATCTTGATTCATTCTTCAACATTATCACCTGAGTTTACATAGCTAGTAGATCAGTGTCTCTTTACCTTTTCATACTCTTACCTGACAAAGTAGCGAGTTTTGGGTTCAACCAGGACTTTGACACTCGGATCTAACGGTTTTGGTGGATCTTTATGCAGTGCTTTGGGTAAGAAGAAGAACATACTATAGGTGGAGGCACACGTTGGACAAGTTCTCTGGTCAAAACGGGTACGTACTGGCGTGGTCATATTGAAGCTTAAACCTAGAATTTAATGATTGGTCTTGGATGTAATGTAATAAGGTTAAAACCGGTAAAATCAGAAGATTTATTCAGAACTGGTTTATCtcaagttgttgttttcaatttacAAAACTTCTAGAAATACAAACCAACTAATAAAACTGGAACTGGTAACTACGTGTGTCTAATAAGAAGACCATTtctaatcaattattttattattttattatggcttttatttattattttattatggcTTTTATTTATTATGCCATTATGgcttttatttaatctttttaacAACCGTATAAcgtgttttttttcgttttagtTGAGCACAACGAATCTCTTGTGTTGAACAATACATCACAACATGAATATTAATCTTCAATTTTCATAAGTACTCGACATCAGAGCTTTCTGCCTTTAGAGGTCGCTGTGATAGCTTACCGAATTCCACAGTCTTAtgtgattataaattaattttctgaagATCATTGTGAATCTTGAAGTTGAACTTTGTGTAAATTTGATAACTTTCTTCAGTTAATTATAAACGGTAATGTGTGTATTAGAAACTTCAAAATGTATGTAAACATCAGCTCTTTATAAGACAGGATGATACTCTTTAATTTccgtttgtttttatacataagaagaaaaCTCGTTTCGAGTTTCATCTTTACAAACTCCATTTTTTATTTGCACACAAGATCATGTGACCTTGATTAAATTACTAACACATTAGATTTTTATAACAGCTTTAGACCTCTTGGTTTTTCACAATATCCGCCGACGTTCGGTGTTTAAATGTCCAATTTTCaagtactgttatatataaaaatactattttattgtcTCTTTTCGTCTTTCACCGTCTAACCTCGCTGATGCATTCTGGTATTCAGTGAAAAGCTTATTTGGCAATGGCTTGTAATATACTAAAGACAGACATGAAATGATACTTTTATAGACGTAATTTCTAGCCGCAATGTATAAAATATGGGGTAAATGGGTCAATTTGtcgaaaacaaaaatgaaataataaaaaacgtatATGTGAGACACTGATTGCGATTAAAATCAAATGTcactgaaatgttttgttatatttataaaaattctaaCTCTATACGTAGTAACCCATAGTATAACTTCACACagaactatatataatatatatgcatcATAGAGTTTCAGAGAAGTCTACAACTGTCATTGTAGAATGGTATACACAGATTACGACTACAGTAAACTTTATTACCGTTCAAAGAAtccaaacatgaaataaatactaATTCTTGTTACTCTGACGTAATTTCCTGTTTTGATGAAGGTTGATAGTCGCAGAagttttttgataattttacaaCACATCCGTTAATGTACTTGTTTATACATTTGACGACTGTGAATCTTGTCGTCAGAACACTTGTAGTTTAAAAAGTACTAAATACGTTTTCGTTTCTGagctaaaaaatatttattatttaaaaaatcgaAACTAGGTTCGAATATTACCTTGATCATTGTTACCTTTCAGGTAGGACCTAAGTTTCGTGTAAAACTTGGAGCCCAGCTCACTATGGTTTGTTCCCTGTGCTGACGTCATTATCCACGTTGTTGGTGGGTATTCTCTTTCCTCATAACCCTTGTGAAAcgagttaaaaaaattatatcacgTTATAGTCACGTTGTTATAGAAGCAAACcaatagtattttaaattattgttgaaGCATCGAATTGAAATGCATTATGACAGCGAGAAACATTTGAAAACGGAACAAAAACACTTGCATACTGATACCAATGGGGTCTGGGAGCATATCTCCccagaaaatttgtaaaaaaatagatGCCATGAGATGAAATCTGTAGGCAGTTTCTCAGGACATATGGCTTTTCACCTAAAATCCATGAACATACAATGTAAAGTCAACAAATCTCCATTCCATTGTGACACTGCATGGGGTGCTAGacataaattaacataattatttatgttttactatAGTAAACTACCGTACTAGCTACATATTGAGTAGCTattgttcagttttgttattaactTAAAGAACTCTGTACAACAATAGCATATTAGCTATTTCAGTTACTGGCTATAAGTTGTATTCACTACTAAAATAAAACGTTAGCATGCTCCATTCTTCTGCGgtgtgtttttgtaaataaattacacaCAGTTTCAATGTTAGTAGCAGTATCATAATGTTAAAACTAGGGTAACCAGCGTTTCTTTGGTTCATGCACACCTCTGATAATTATCAAAATGACGGACAGCAGATGCCAACTGTTCACATGAACATGAACTTAGTTGCAATGTGACAAAGAGTTTCAGTTACCTAAATTCCCAGTTTGTACCTGAAGTAAAAACGTTCAcgtttcgaaagcgctcggggtTTTGATTCATTTCATAAATACATGTGACACACTAAAGCATACTTTTAAGCAGTCAGTCAGTATCTGTGGCCTATCCTGGAGAGATATAGAAAGCCGTCTTGTCTTGCATCATCAGAAGAGTGTTAACTTTATAGAAAGCATAAGATATCATGAGTAGCTATGCTATACCTACATTAGCATAAAAGGGGATTCGGACGAATTTTCCAATCCCCTTACGTGCGTAacttattaatttcatattttctcGTCCTAAACGGTATCTCATGCGGCACCTAAACTAAATGTTCACATCAGAATAGCCATCTATGATCTAAAATTACTAGCCCTGTAGAAGACACTTATTCAGAAACGCACTTCTACGAGGGTAATTTCAAGCGAAGAACGGGATTGGCTTTAAAGTTTCTAACACCTCTACAGCCGACATCGCAGTGTGTGTTTGATAAGATATCGTGGCTCGAACCTTGGACTGCATCGCCACAAACTAACTATTAGACCATTCCAAACATAGAAATACTCAGAAAAAccttgttgttttttcattagaCCACATTTTACTTAAGTTGTACATATATACACGTACCAAACGTAAGagcagtatttttgtttattaaaactccTGTTTACAAAAAACTGACCCTTCTAAGCGTCgcgccaaattttgaaatattacgtCCCAGAAGGCGctgattggtagaaataaactacttattTCTACTATTCAGAATCTTTTTCTCGGATTTTGAATCCATGAAGTATGAAAAATGATACAGCTGTATATGTAAGTAAGggttttagaggtttcagcgtTTCTATATTCTCCAGAATCAATGTCATAACCTTGCTTTCTTCTAATGTGATTCTATTTTGACCTCTCGAGACACGTGTACTTCTTTTTCTCCACTTTCAGCATATTTTCTTCACTTCCAattaatatgatttgttttaattaagtatgAATCCAAAGCTTAGCAACATCTACAAACGACACAGACTAAGCAGACTcctttctatgtttatgttattaGTAAAgcattttacagatttcacttaTGAGTATGTCTGTTAAATTAGAATAAGTTTTTAGATTGGATTACGGTTACATAGATTGGTACCGCCAATCCGTTGTTCGGCTCTGACGTTTTGTCCTAAATTTAGATCGGTTATTCGCGACCAGTGGTCGAAATTAAATCAAAACACGGTCAATAACTCCAAAAGATATTTTACTTACACCCGAAACTTTACGTTTATTtatttctggcccggcatgaccaggtgggttaaggcgttcgactcgtaatccgaggatggcgggttcgaatcccgctcgcaccaaacatgatcgccctttgagccgtgggggcgttataatgtgacggtcaatcccactattcgttggtaaaagagtagcccaagagttgacggtgggtggtaatgactagctgctttccctctagtcttacactgcaaaattagggacggctagcgcagatagcccttgagtagctttgcgcaaaattcataaaacaaacaaactgttatttatttctatagtGGCGCGTCAGTTTTTTGTTAAGGTAGATTTATATGTCACCtatactttgtaatatttttaagttgatgAAAATAGTGATCTGTATGGGGCATTTTGTCCATAATAGGTTTTTCAAGGAAGGTTGCTCCTCTGGCGCTCAGAAATAACTTTTCACTTATTAGTACCTTCAAGTTTCTTCTGAGCTTTAAAGgattatgaaaattgttttaactttgaTTACAGCTGATAAGGCTTGCCAAcaatctgtaataaaataataactaagttACGGGTAGTTATATTCATGAAGCGCACCCCCGCTGCTTATAatgacataaatattaaaaacaagctttatgataaatacaattttttaaaattgttttacatcgAATCACAAACATGTGTTTTTCAACTAACAAAACCACTCCTCACCAGATGGTGTTGATAATAACAGTCTTTTCCTTTaataaattttgcgcaaaagtaTTTAAGGGTTATTTATgaatagccgtccctaacttttaACTGATCGACTACAGGGAAGGTTAACAATATCCATCGTCCACTTTTGAAGGTCAACATTACCCTTCGTCAACTTTTAAACACCAGCGATATCCATCATCGACTTTCGAATGTCAACAATATTCATCGTCCACTTTTGACtgaacgaatattgggatttgatCACCAACCTTATTGTGTTTCCAGGGTTCATAGTGCAGGGTGTGTTTTTACGACAGCTGTCTACGAACAATAATTCCTCGGATTCACAAGCTTGGCACGTGAACTACTAAATCACGgtgtttttattagtttaaaaaaatacaaacggATTAATCCGATCTTTAGTGGCGGTTTTTTACTTTCGAAACTCATTAAATAGACAAAGTGAACAGTGTACTTAAAACAGTGCATTATACGAAAAATAAATTACCATGTTCATGGTATGGTGCATAAATACCCACGTGTCGTTCAATTATCTTAAAATcatcttgggcccggcatggccaagcgcgttaaggcgtgcgactcgtaatccgagggtcgcgggttcgcatccccgtcgcgccaaacatgctcgccctttcacccgtaggggcgttatatgtgacggtcaatctcactattcgttggtaaaagagtagcccaagagttggcggtgggtggtgatgactagctgccttccctctagtcttacactgcaaaattagggacggctagcacagatagccctcgagtagctttgtgcgaaattcaaaaacaacaaaatcatctCGTTCAAATACATTAAAACCATGTCACTTATCTGTCTTAAAATCTGGCACATAGTTTCTATAGTATTCGATCATTTGAGACTGCATGTAATTTAAAAGCAAAAGAATAATAGTTTTGAAGAAATCTGTTACATAATTAACaggattaaaataacaaaaatacgtgTTATATAATATGTGATCATATTACGTCATCGTATTTATGTCACAAGGTATACTAACGCTTTCCATAAAACCGTATTGTACTTACATGGAAAACATTAATCACGTCATAATCTGGGCATTCCGCCCCTCTTCGAACACAACCAAGAGTTACAGAAAcctgtaaaataaagaataattaacaaataatttaacatacaaGATGCATTAATCTTAAGTTACCATggttactttaaaatatcttcaTTCAGCTTTAAATAGTTCTAGAGTAAGTAGACGTTTTGGTCGGATTTGGGATACCCGGCTTCTAATATTCGATCGTATTCGGATATTTTTGGATGTGGCGTggctttacatttttaaaattcgtCATAGGCACGTGCTACCTTTTTACTatagaaaattttcaaactaaaattcGTCGTAGGCGCGTGCTGCCTCCTTACTACAGAAAAATTTCAAACTGAATTCTgaagatggctgatatgggtattaaatatttaatgaaactaaagtacagaacaacgtttcgaccttcttaggtcatcttcaggttaacaaaaagagtttacAAATGACCGTTGCTGGGCACATAGCACTcttgttgttctgtactttattttaattaaagttttaacgcccataccagtcgtctttagaatacatttttttatttcaaatgggtttctcgtcatcacgaaagttTCAAAGTAATTAGTTCgttatttatgtttgtaacttCAACCAGAATGTTACGCCCTGACACCCACTTGAGAATGTTCTTTGGGTTGTGCTTGCCATCGCTGTCGCTACACCGGTGCACTGTACCAGTACAATAGGTGGTGggtgtaatgtttatttaaagtacatAATCATGTAATACGATTTTCAAGGCTCTGCTCTTTAACACTTGAAAAATGCTGCTTTGTCCAAAGAGCTATCAGAAAACTCCAGTGAGTTAGATGACGTAATACATATTATATGTGATGCACGTGCAAGAGCTTCACAGTTGCACAATATTGTGAAATAACATGTTGATAAAAATTCCATGTAATTATCTGATTAGTGGTCAAATTAAAATCTGGTCGGATATAGGTTTGATACTCGTCTCATCCCTCGCcctaaaattattcataattttaataaaatacgcCAGAAATAACAAGAACAATGTAAATGACACGTTTAATTCATAAGTTATAATTTATGTTATAGTCACTATTTGACAAAAGAAACCAGCGAAAATTCATAGAATTTCGGTgattagaaaaatgaaacatctACAGTACCGGAAGAAACACGATTGGGATATTTTTGGATGTCACGTGGCCTTACGTATTGAAAATTCGTCGTGGACACGTGCTATCTTCTTACATTCT is part of the Tachypleus tridentatus isolate NWPU-2018 chromosome 4, ASM421037v1, whole genome shotgun sequence genome and encodes:
- the LOC143248701 gene encoding heme-binding protein 2-like isoform X2 yields the protein MRFCIIISLAILQVSVTLGCVRRGAECPDYDVINVFHGYEEREYPPTTWIMTSAQGTNHSELGSKFYTKLRSYLKGLSFNMTTPVRTRFDQRTCPTCASTYSMFFFLPKALHKDPPKPLDPSVKVLVEPKTRYFVSVFDGFASSQDWVRQADKLVLKLEERNDVEKSFYYKVMYDSPRRRSNRRNEIWMAIKKINHN
- the LOC143248701 gene encoding heme-binding protein 2-like isoform X1, which produces MRFCIIISLAILQVSVTLGCVRRGAECPDYDVINVFHGYEEREYPPTTWIMTSAQGTNHSELGSKFYTKLRSYLKGNNDQGLSFNMTTPVRTRFDQRTCPTCASTYSMFFFLPKALHKDPPKPLDPSVKVLVEPKTRYFVSVFDGFASSQDWVRQADKLVLKLEERNDVEKSFYYKVMYDSPRRRSNRRNEIWMAIKKINHN